From a region of the Castanea sativa cultivar Marrone di Chiusa Pesio chromosome 10, ASM4071231v1 genome:
- the LOC142613029 gene encoding potassium transporter 5-like: MEMSDGIAEDKIEQSQEEEVPHQQLKGKKLSCHKLRRHDSLDIESSSVRGLHGHGSKTMAWKVILHLAFQSIGIVYGDIGTSPLYVFDSTFTKRINHNDDILGVLSMIFYTLTLIPLLKYVFVVLRANDNGDGGTFALYSLICRYSKVGLIPSQQAEDREVSNFKLELPNNNLKRASWLKSKLENSQFAKFFLLFATMLGTSMVIGDGVLTPCISVLSAVGGIKRATSAVTNDMIVWISVAILICLFSIQRFGTDKVGYTFAPIVCLWFAFIGGIGIFNFIKFDPTVVKALNPQYIIQYFQRNKKEAWVSLGGIVLAITGTEALFADVGHFTVRSIQISMCSVTYPALIFAYTGQAAFLRKHNDVVGDTFYKSIPGPLYWPMFGIAVLAAIIASQAMISGSFSIIQQSLSLGCFPRVKIVHTSTKYKGQVYIPEINYLLMLACVAVTLGFRSTKSIGNAYGIAVVFVMTLTSSFLVIIMIMIWKTHILLIISYVLVIGTVELVYLSSVLYKFDRGGYLPLAFAAVLITIMYVWNDVYRRKYYYELDHKISPDKLKEVITGTNINQMPGLAIFYSELVQGIPPIFKHYVSNVPALHSVLIFVSIKSLPISKVPAEERFLFCRVETREHNVFRCVVRYGYSDVRNEHEPFEKILIEMLKKFIADDVFWLSQNVLNNDENGGELDDGVVDGENENKDVKKVDEEKRRETIEKEIEAVDKAWCAGVVHLFGENEVIAGQGAGIGRRIIIDYAYNFLKRNLRQSDKVFNIPHKRMLKVGMTYEL; the protein is encoded by the exons ATGGAAATGTCTGATGGTATAGCAGAAGATAAAATCGAACAAAGCCAAGAAGAGGAAGTTCCTCATCAACAACTCAAAGGGAAGAAACTTTCATGTCATAAGTTGCGGAGACACGACTCCTTAGACATCGAATCCAGCAGCGTACGTGGTCTTCATGGCCATGGCTCCAAG ACTATGGCGTGGAAGGTGATCTTACACCTAGCATTTCAGAGCATCGGAATTGTTTACGGGGACATTGGTACATCACCATTATATGTGTTTGACAGCACCTTCACAAAACGCATAAACCATAATGATGACATTTTGGGAGTCCTTTCCATGATCTTTTACACCCTCACACTGATCCCTTTGCTCAAATACGTTTTCGTTGTCTTACGAGCCAATGACAATGGTGATG GAGGGACATTTGCTCTGTACTCTCTCATATGCCGATATTCAAAGGTCGGTTTGATCCCTAGTCAGCAAGCTGAAGACCGGGAGGTCTCAAATTTCAAGCTTGAGTTACCAAATAACAATCTAAAGAGGGCATCATGGCTTAAGTCTAAGCTTGAAAATAGCCAGTTTGCGAAGTTCTTCCTTTTGTTCGCCACCATGCTTGGTACTTCCATGGTGATTGGAGATGGTGTGCTCACTCCTTGCATCTCag TTTTGTCAGCTGTGGGCGGGATCAAGAGAGCTACATCTGCAGTGACAAATG ATATGATTGTTTGGATATCAGTTGCCATCTTGATCTGCTTATTCTCTATTCAAAGATTTGGAACTGACAAAGTGGGCTACACTTTTGCTCCAATAGTTTGTCTTTGGTTTGCATTCATAGGTGGCATTGGcattttcaatttcatcaaatttGATCCAACAGTTGTCAAAGCTCTAAATCCACAATAcattatacaatattttcagaGGAACAAAAAAGAGGCATGGGTTTCCCTTGGTGGCATTGTCCTCGCCATAACAG GAACTGAAGCCCTATTTGCCGATGTAGGCCACTTCACAGTTAGGTCCATACAAATAAGTATGTGCTCAGTGACTTACCCCGCTCTCATATTCGCATACACTGGACAAGCAGCCTTTCTTCGCAAGCACAATGACGTTGTTGGGGACACCTTCTACAAGTCTATTCCTG GCCCTCTGTATTGGCCAATGTTTGGTATAGCTGTATTGGCAGCCATCATAGCTAGCCAAGCTATGATTTCAGGATCTTTCTCTATAATCCAGCAATCATTATCATTGGGGTGTTTCCCTCGTGTGAAAATTGTGCATACATCAACTAAGTATAAAGGACAAGTTTACATACCAGAGATTAATTATCTTCTAATGTTGGCTTGTGTTGCTGTTACTTTAGGATTCAGGAGTACAAAAAGTATTGGCAATGCATATG GAATAGCAGTGGTGTTTGTCATGACTCTCACATCTTCGTTCCTAGTGATAATCATGATCATGATATGGAAAACCCACATACTTCTCATTATCTCATATGTTCTTGTTATTGGCACTGTGGAGCTAGTCTATTTAAGCTCAGTCCTGTACAAATTTGACCGAGGAGGATATCTTCCTCTAGCCTTTGCTGCGGTACTAATAACTATTATGTATGTTTGGAACGATGTCTATAGAAGAAAGTACTATTATGAGCTTGATCACAAAATCTCTCCAGATAAGCTCAAGGAAGTTATTACTGGAACAAACATTAATCAAATGCCTGGGCTTGCCATCTTCTACTCAGAGCTTGTTCAGGGCATTCCACCAATTTTCAAGCACTATGTTTCAAATGTGCCTGCATTGCACTCGGTCCTCATTTTTGTCTCCATCAAGTCGCTACCTATAAGTAAAGTTCCAGCAGAAGAGCGTTTCCTCTTTTGTCGAGTAGAAACTAGAGAGCACAATGTGTTTCGTTGTGTTGTGAGATATGGATACTCAGATGTGCGCAATGAGCACGAGCCTTTTGAGAAGATATTGATTGAAATGttgaaaaaatttattgctgatGATGTTTTTTGGTTGTCCCAAAATGTGCTCAATAATGATGAAAATGGTGGAGAATTAGACGATGGAGTGGTTGATGGAGAGAATGAAAATAAGGATGTAAAGAAAGTTGATGAAGAGAAGCGACGGGAGACAATAGAGAAAGAGATTGAGGCAGTGGACAAAGCATGGTGTGCTGGGGTTGTCCATTTGTTTGGTGAGAATGAAGTTATTGCAGGCCAAGGAGCTGGAATAGGAAGGAGAATTATAATAGATTATGCTTACAATTTCTTGAAGAGAAATTTAAGACAGAGTGACAAAGTGTTTAATATTCCTCACAAGCGTATGCTAAAAGTAGGCATGACTTACGAACTTTAG